A single region of the Longimicrobiaceae bacterium genome encodes:
- a CDS encoding YihY/virulence factor BrkB family protein, with amino-acid sequence MASEGRGIFQIVKQAFKDFSDDECTTMAAALSYYTVFSLPPLLLLIVMIAGAVLDPQRVQEVLQGQLGSVLGQSGGQEIRTILERAQETKRPDSGRPIAAIIGTVTLVLGATGVFAQLQAALNRAWEVKPDPDEGGIKTFLVKRLFSFGMVLGIAFLLLVSLALTAVLSAMGGALAGMVPGLGEPLLHALNFGLSLAVIILLFAAMFKILPDAEIAWRDVWVGAAVTALLFMIGKFAIGFYLGRSNPGEVYGAAGSIVVILLWIYYASLILFFGAEFTQVWAERRGRGVVPEKGAVRVVTEEKHVRGAEAKRGGGPEPAT; translated from the coding sequence ATGGCATCCGAGGGCAGAGGCATCTTCCAGATCGTCAAGCAGGCCTTCAAGGACTTCTCGGACGACGAGTGCACCACCATGGCGGCGGCGCTGTCGTACTACACCGTCTTTTCGCTCCCGCCGCTGCTCCTGCTGATCGTGATGATCGCGGGGGCGGTGCTGGACCCCCAGCGGGTGCAGGAAGTGCTCCAGGGGCAGCTCGGCAGCGTCCTGGGCCAGTCCGGCGGCCAGGAGATCCGCACCATCCTGGAGCGGGCGCAGGAGACCAAGCGCCCAGACAGCGGGAGGCCGATCGCCGCGATCATCGGGACCGTCACCCTGGTCCTGGGCGCCACCGGCGTGTTCGCGCAGCTCCAGGCCGCGCTGAACAGGGCGTGGGAGGTGAAGCCCGACCCGGACGAGGGGGGGATCAAGACCTTCCTGGTGAAGCGCCTCTTCTCGTTCGGGATGGTGCTGGGGATCGCCTTCCTGCTGCTGGTGTCGCTCGCGCTGACCGCCGTCCTCTCCGCCATGGGCGGCGCGCTCGCGGGGATGGTGCCCGGCCTGGGGGAGCCGCTGCTGCACGCGCTGAACTTCGGCCTGTCGCTCGCGGTGATCATCCTGCTCTTCGCGGCCATGTTCAAGATCCTCCCGGACGCGGAGATCGCCTGGCGCGACGTGTGGGTGGGCGCCGCCGTGACCGCGCTCCTCTTCATGATCGGCAAGTTCGCCATCGGCTTCTACCTGGGGAGGAGCAACCCGGGCGAGGTGTACGGGGCCGCCGGCTCCATCGTGGTGATCCTGCTGTGGATCTACTACGCCTCGCTCATCCTGTTCTTCGGGGCGGAGTTCACGCAGGTCTGGGCGGAGCGCCGCGGCCGGGGCGTGGTGCCGGAGAAAGGGGCGGTCCGCGTGGTGACGGAGGAGAAGCACGTGCGCGGCGCCGAGGCGAAGCGGGGAGGCGGGCCGGAGCCGGCGACCTGA
- a CDS encoding ABC transporter ATP-binding protein, which translates to MIEVHDLEFRYHGAQASAVAGLAFTVERGEVFGFLGPSGAGKSTTQKILIRLLWGYSGHVTVLGRDLAGWSEDYYERVGVSFEHPNHFLKLTARENLAYFGALYARRGRDPRELLERVGLAEDADTPVAQFSKGMKGRLNVARALLHDPELLFLDEPTSGLDPVNARSIRELVREQQAAGRTVFLTTHNMAVADELCDRVAFIVDGRIALVGSPRELRLRHGRPTVRVEYGEGEGTHRREFPLEGIGEDAEFLALLRGGRVQTIHTQEATLEDVFIRVTGRSLG; encoded by the coding sequence GTGATCGAGGTGCACGACCTGGAGTTCCGCTACCACGGCGCGCAGGCGTCAGCGGTCGCCGGGCTCGCCTTCACGGTGGAGCGCGGCGAGGTGTTCGGCTTCCTGGGGCCCAGCGGGGCCGGGAAGTCCACCACGCAGAAGATCCTGATCCGGCTGCTGTGGGGATACTCCGGGCACGTCACGGTGCTCGGGCGCGACCTGGCGGGGTGGAGCGAGGACTACTACGAGCGGGTGGGCGTCTCCTTCGAGCACCCCAACCACTTCCTCAAGCTCACCGCGCGCGAGAACCTGGCCTACTTCGGGGCGCTGTACGCCCGGCGGGGCCGGGACCCGCGGGAGCTGCTGGAGCGGGTGGGGCTGGCGGAGGACGCCGACACGCCCGTGGCGCAGTTCTCCAAGGGGATGAAGGGGCGGCTCAACGTGGCGCGGGCGCTGCTGCACGACCCGGAGCTCCTCTTCCTGGACGAGCCCACCTCGGGGCTGGACCCGGTGAACGCGCGCAGCATCCGGGAGCTGGTGCGCGAGCAGCAGGCCGCCGGGCGGACCGTGTTCCTCACCACGCACAACATGGCGGTGGCGGACGAGCTGTGCGACCGCGTGGCCTTCATCGTGGACGGCCGGATCGCGCTGGTGGGCTCGCCGCGCGAGCTGCGGCTGCGCCACGGCCGCCCCACCGTGCGGGTGGAGTACGGGGAGGGGGAGGGGACGCACCGGCGGGAGTTCCCGCTGGAGGGGATCGGCGAGGACGCGGAGTTCCTGGCGCTGCTCCGCGGCGGCCGGGTACAGACGATCCACACGCAGGAGGCCACGCTGGAGGACGTCTTCATCCGGGTGACCGGGAGGAGCCTGGGGTGA
- a CDS encoding glycerol-3-phosphate acyltransferase: MLPPIVTTACAVVAAYLLGCFSTGYYLVSWRTRADVRAQGSGSTGARNAGRVLGGGGFALVLLGDAAKGAAAVGLAGALGAGRPGMLVAALAVVAGHLFPAQLGFRGGKGAAMLLGALLVLDPWTAAGGLGIAALAAAALRRTVAGSLVAYVLLPAVPLVLHRPAPEVFGVAGLAALVLVGHREHLAAAVRGARAWSTAGGAR; this comes from the coding sequence ATGCTCCCGCCGATCGTCACCACCGCCTGCGCCGTCGTCGCGGCATACCTGCTGGGGTGCTTCAGCACCGGGTACTACCTGGTCTCGTGGAGGACGAGAGCGGACGTACGGGCCCAGGGGAGCGGGAGCACCGGCGCCCGGAACGCCGGCCGCGTGCTGGGGGGCGGCGGGTTCGCGCTGGTCCTCCTGGGAGACGCGGCCAAGGGAGCCGCGGCGGTGGGGCTCGCGGGGGCGCTCGGCGCCGGGCGGCCGGGGATGCTCGTCGCGGCGCTCGCCGTGGTGGCCGGGCACCTCTTCCCGGCGCAGCTCGGCTTTCGCGGGGGGAAGGGAGCGGCGATGCTCCTGGGTGCCCTCCTGGTCCTCGACCCGTGGACGGCCGCCGGAGGGCTCGGGATCGCGGCGCTCGCCGCCGCGGCGCTTCGCCGGACGGTGGCGGGCTCGCTGGTGGCGTACGTCCTCCTCCCGGCGGTCCCCCTGGTCCTCCACAGGCCCGCTCCGGAGGTCTTCGGGGTCGCCGGCCTCGCCGCGCTCGTCCTGGTGGGGCACCGCGAACACCTCGCGGCGGCAGTGCGCGGAGCGCGGGCGTGGTCCACCGCCGGGGGTGCGCGATGA
- a CDS encoding GNAT family N-acetyltransferase, which translates to MVHRRGCAMSTAAAPLRFRIASRPDELVQVHRLNYRTFVEEIPQHAPNAERVLVDRFDAENTYVVCLRGEVVVGMISVRGSRPFSLDQKLPDLDAHLPPGRSACEIRLLSVDRAHRSGVVFRGLVERLARHCLRAGYDLAVISGTERQLRLYAHLGFVPFGPRVGEDGARFQPMYLTLETFRRHGRVFTRGEARRRAVSFLPGPVELAPEVRKALRAYPVSHRGAAFEAEVEEVKARLRALTGAPRVQLLLGSGTLANDVVAAQLSLLRAPGLVLSNGEFGERLLDHASRWRLRFEALREEWGGVFARERVEAALDASPGVRWLWAVHCETSTGVLNDLSILREVCAARGVLLSLDCISSLGTLPVDLGGIHLATGVSGKGLGAPPGVAMVFHDHEVDPAPARLPRYLDLGLYAAQGVPFTHSSNLVGALGAALAALPPPGERLRTTTADSAWLRRELRARGWRVVAPDEHASPAVITLALPSGLRVENVEARLEAAGYLLSCRSGYLRERNWLQVCLMGAYRRHRLASLLEVLDRLGRAAR; encoded by the coding sequence GTGGTCCACCGCCGGGGGTGCGCGATGAGCACCGCCGCCGCTCCGCTCCGCTTCAGGATCGCCTCCCGGCCGGACGAGCTGGTGCAGGTACACCGGCTCAACTACCGCACCTTCGTGGAGGAGATCCCGCAGCACGCCCCCAACGCGGAGCGGGTCCTGGTGGACCGCTTCGACGCGGAGAACACCTACGTGGTCTGCCTGCGCGGCGAGGTGGTGGTGGGGATGATCTCCGTCCGGGGAAGCCGCCCGTTCTCGCTCGACCAGAAGCTCCCCGACCTGGACGCCCACCTCCCGCCCGGACGCTCGGCCTGCGAGATCCGGCTCCTCTCGGTCGACCGCGCGCACCGGAGCGGGGTGGTCTTCCGGGGGCTGGTGGAGCGGCTGGCGCGGCACTGCCTGCGGGCGGGGTACGACCTGGCGGTGATCTCGGGGACCGAGCGGCAGCTCCGCCTCTATGCCCACCTGGGCTTCGTCCCCTTCGGTCCACGGGTGGGCGAGGACGGGGCGCGCTTCCAGCCCATGTACCTGACGCTGGAGACCTTCCGGCGGCACGGGCGGGTCTTCACCCGGGGAGAGGCGAGGAGGCGGGCCGTGAGCTTCCTCCCGGGCCCGGTGGAGCTCGCCCCGGAGGTGCGGAAGGCGCTCCGGGCGTACCCCGTGTCCCACCGCGGAGCCGCCTTCGAGGCGGAGGTGGAGGAGGTGAAGGCGAGGCTCCGCGCCCTCACCGGGGCCCCGCGGGTCCAGCTCCTCCTGGGCTCCGGCACCCTGGCCAACGACGTCGTCGCCGCGCAGCTCTCGCTCCTGCGGGCGCCGGGGCTCGTCCTCAGCAACGGGGAATTCGGGGAGCGGCTCCTGGACCACGCCTCGCGCTGGAGGCTCCGCTTCGAGGCGCTGCGGGAGGAGTGGGGCGGGGTCTTCGCCCGGGAGAGGGTGGAGGCGGCGCTCGACGCCTCCCCGGGCGTCCGCTGGCTCTGGGCCGTGCACTGCGAGACCTCCACCGGCGTCCTGAACGACCTCTCCATCCTGCGCGAGGTGTGCGCCGCGCGGGGCGTCCTCCTCTCCCTGGACTGCATCAGCTCGCTCGGCACCCTCCCCGTCGACCTCGGGGGGATCCACCTGGCGACGGGGGTGAGCGGGAAGGGGCTCGGAGCGCCTCCAGGGGTGGCGATGGTCTTCCACGATCACGAGGTCGACCCCGCTCCCGCCCGCCTCCCCCGCTACCTGGACCTGGGGCTCTACGCCGCGCAGGGGGTGCCCTTCACCCACTCCTCGAACCTAGTGGGCGCGCTCGGCGCGGCGCTGGCGGCGCTCCCCCCGCCCGGGGAGCGGCTCCGGACCACCACCGCCGATTCGGCCTGGCTCCGCCGGGAGCTGCGCGCCCGGGGGTGGCGGGTGGTGGCGCCCGACGAGCACGCCTCGCCGGCCGTCATCACCCTGGCCCTCCCCTCCGGCCTCCGGGTCGAGAATGTGGAGGCCCGGCTGGAGGCGGCCGGGTACCTGCTGAGCTGCCGGAGCGGGTACCTGCGCGAGCGCAACTGGCTGCAGGTCTGCCTCATGGGTGCGTACCGTCGGCACCGGCTCGCGTCGCTCCTCGAGGTCCTCGACCGGCTAGGGAGGGCCGCCCGGTAA
- a CDS encoding helix-turn-helix domain-containing protein has product MAFALLARLAGRVRGLVERLDGVAARSVESRLAAYLLVRHREAEGGPFTLGATQAEVAEELGTVREVVVRGLGALGRRGVLRSAGRGRWEVADEGALRAGGGGGTERRLTPGRGSCSIPSGSTD; this is encoded by the coding sequence GTGGCCTTCGCCCTCCTGGCCCGGCTGGCGGGGCGGGTGCGGGGGCTGGTGGAGCGGCTGGACGGGGTGGCGGCGCGGAGCGTGGAGTCCCGGCTGGCGGCGTACCTCCTGGTGCGGCACAGGGAGGCGGAGGGCGGCCCCTTCACCCTGGGCGCCACCCAGGCCGAGGTGGCGGAGGAGCTGGGGACGGTGCGGGAGGTGGTGGTGCGGGGGCTCGGCGCCCTCGGGCGGCGGGGGGTGCTCCGCTCCGCGGGGCGGGGGCGGTGGGAGGTGGCGGACGAGGGGGCGCTGCGGGCGGGCGGCGGGGGAGGGACGGAGAGGCGGTTGACACCCGGCCGGGGATCTTGTAGCATTCCATCCGGATCAACGGATTGA
- a CDS encoding metalloregulator ArsR/SmtB family transcription factor: protein MATSIPTIFDRMSALSDTTRSRLLLVLEEHELTVSELCAVLQLPQSTVSRHLKVLADEGWVVSHAEGTSRRYRMLPDRLDPAARRLWNLVREQVSSSAFAEQDAQRVQGVLARRRTRSQEFFSSAAGEWDRLRAELFGQRMDLLALLALVDPDWTVGDLGCGTGRMSESLAPFVRRVVAVDESVAMLAAARKRLEGADNVEVRRGTVESLPIDDAELDAAILFLVFSYLAEPAQAVREAARVLRPGGRLLVVDMMPHDREEYRHQMGHLRQGFGRDELAGWFEEAGFWGFRYHPLPADPDATGPVLFAASGRRSGTVRQTF, encoded by the coding sequence ATGGCGACCAGCATACCCACCATCTTCGACCGCATGTCGGCGCTGTCCGACACCACGCGGAGCCGCCTCCTCCTGGTCCTGGAGGAGCACGAGCTCACGGTGTCGGAGCTGTGCGCCGTGCTGCAGCTTCCGCAGTCCACCGTCTCCCGGCACCTGAAGGTGCTGGCGGATGAGGGGTGGGTGGTCTCGCACGCGGAGGGGACGAGCCGGCGCTACCGGATGCTCCCGGACCGCCTGGACCCGGCGGCGCGCCGCCTCTGGAACCTGGTGCGCGAGCAGGTGTCCTCCTCCGCCTTCGCGGAGCAGGACGCGCAGCGCGTGCAGGGGGTGCTGGCACGGCGCCGCACCCGCTCCCAGGAGTTCTTTTCCAGCGCCGCCGGCGAGTGGGACCGCCTGCGCGCCGAGCTGTTCGGGCAGCGGATGGACCTACTGGCCCTCCTCGCGCTGGTGGACCCGGACTGGACGGTGGGCGACCTGGGGTGCGGCACGGGGCGGATGTCCGAGTCGCTGGCCCCCTTCGTCCGCCGGGTGGTGGCCGTGGACGAGTCGGTGGCGATGCTCGCGGCCGCGCGCAAGCGGCTGGAGGGCGCCGACAACGTGGAGGTGCGCCGCGGCACCGTGGAGAGCCTCCCCATCGACGACGCCGAGCTGGACGCGGCCATCCTCTTCCTGGTCTTCTCCTACCTGGCCGAGCCGGCGCAGGCGGTGCGCGAGGCCGCGCGCGTCCTCCGCCCGGGCGGGCGGCTCCTGGTGGTGGACATGATGCCCCACGACCGCGAGGAGTACCGGCACCAGATGGGGCACCTCCGGCAGGGGTTCGGGCGCGACGAGCTGGCGGGGTGGTTCGAGGAGGCGGGGTTCTGGGGCTTCCGCTACCACCCCCTCCCGGCCGACCCCGACGCCACCGGGCCCGTCCTGTTCGCCGCTTCCGGCCGGCGCTCCGGCACCGTCCGGCAGACGTTCTGA